One Kitasatospora sp. MAP12-44 DNA segment encodes these proteins:
- a CDS encoding DUF3618 domain-containing protein: MRTTAQIEADIARTRTQLAVTLDELAVRVHPSTITAQVRARALASVEQKVGRVYVRASQSAEQLKAQFVDEKGRPRKERIVPAALVGAGVVLLVASARKRRRG, from the coding sequence GTGCGAACCACCGCCCAGATCGAGGCGGACATCGCCCGGACCCGGACCCAGCTGGCGGTGACCCTGGACGAGCTCGCGGTGCGGGTGCATCCGAGCACGATCACCGCGCAGGTGCGCGCCAGGGCGCTGGCCTCGGTGGAGCAGAAGGTCGGCCGGGTGTACGTCCGGGCCAGCCAGAGCGCTGAGCAGCTGAAGGCCCAGTTCGTGGACGAGAAGGGCCGGCCGCGCAAGGAGCGGATCGTGCCGGCCGCGCTGGTCGGCGCGGGCGTGGTGCTGCTGGTCGCCTCGGCCCGCAAGCGCCGTCGCGGCTGA